The genomic window CGCCGCGGCCCGTGTAGGCCAGGGCGTTGTCGAGGAGGTTGTCGAAGACGTGCTCGATCCGGCCGCGGTCCACGAGGACCGGCGGCAGGCCGGGCGCGGCCCGCCCCGAGAGGTCGGTGCCGGCGTCGGCGGCCCTCGCCTCGAACCGGGAGACGGCGGCCTCGACGAGCCCGGCCGGCGATTCGGGGCGGAGCTCGAGCTGGACCTTGCCCTGCTCGATCCGGGTCAGGTCGAGGAGGTCGCCGACCATGGCCATCAGCCGGTCCGCGTCCTGCCGGGCGGCCAGGAGCAGCTCCACCTGCTTGGGCCCGAGCGGGCCGACGGCCTCCTCGAGAAGCAGGTGGATGGCCATCTGGACGCTCGTCAGCGGCGTCTTCAGCTCGTGGCTGACGGTCGCGACCATGTCGCTCTTGAGCTGGTCCACCAGGCGGAACTTCGTCACGTCGTGCAGCACCACCGCCGCGCCGAGCGGGCCGTCCTCCCCCTGGATCGCCAGGATCCGCGGCAGGTAGAACCGCTCCTGGCCGCCGTCCCGGAGGCAGATGGCGTTCTCGACCCCGGCGGGCAGGTAGTCGCCGCAGCCCCCGAGCACGTCGGCCAGCGGGGCCCGGAGCGTCGGCGAAGGCGGCCAGAGCATGGAGCCGTCGGACGAGGCCTCGCCCAGGATCCTCCGGGCGGCCGGGTTCGTCCGCTCGATCGCGCCCGTCGGGTCCACCACGACCACCGGGTCGGGGAACGAGTCGATGGTCGCCTGGGCCGTCTTCTGGACGCGGAGCAGCCTGGCCGTGCCCGCCTGCTGGAACTCCCGGATCCGCCTGGCCATGATGTTGAACGCGCCGGCCAGCTCGCCCAGCTCGTCGCGGGAGAGCACGGGGACCACCTGCTCCATGTCCCCCCTCGCCATGGCGCGGGCGGCGTGGGTCATCGACCGGATCGGCTCGAGCAGCGACCGGCTCAGCACCATCGCGATCAGGCCGGCGGTCGCCGCGGAGCCGCAGAGCAGCAGGACCATCCAGCGCACCGAATGCGCGGCCGCCGAGCGGGCCCGGCCGTTCATGTCCTCCATGTTCCGCTGGTTCAGCGTCAGCACGTCGTCGGCCCGGTCCTTGATCTTGTTGAACGTCTGCCACAGGTCGCTGAAGTAGTACAGCGTGCGCCCCCGCACGTCCGCCGCGGGGATCGCGTAGAACCGCTCGACCTGCCCGCCGTAGATCGCGTACAACGCGGCGAGCTCGTCCGCCAGCCCCTGCTCGTCCGGGAGGGTGATGTTGTGCAGCTCGATGTCCAGGTTCTGCTCGAAGACGGGCCGCCACTTCGCGAACTGGTCGCGGGACCGCTCCTCCTGCCCGCCGATGGCGAAGAGGACCGCCGAGTCCATCCGCTCGAGCGCCTCCTTCATGCGCTGGGCGGCCAGGACGCTGACGTAGTTCTCGCGCAGGATCACGTCGATGTTCCCCCCGAGCCGGTGGAACATGACGACGGCCCACAGCCCCATGCCGATCATCACGATCATGAGGGGTGCGATGCCGAGCAGGAATCGGGATCGGAGTGTCTTGAGCATGGCGATGAGCGCCCGGGCCGCGGGCCGGTTACCTCGGCGCCCCGCGGGGCGCGTCGATCGGGATGGCCTGGGCGCCGTAGACGGCGGCGACGTCCCCGCTCGGCAGGCTGAAGACGCCCGTCAGGCGGAGGTGGCCGTCGATCAGGCCCAGGACCTCGTGGTGGATCGTCGCCGCGACGCCCTTCGCCAGGTCCAGGCATCCCGGCGGCGCCGTCGGGGCCTCGCACCGCTGGTCGGGGACGGGCCCCTCCACGACCGCCCCGTCCGGGAGCCGGACCGGCCTGCCGCGCCGGCCGGCGCGATAGGGGACCGCAAAAATGCCCGCGGGCTGTGCGGCGCGGAGCTCATAGATCGTCGACATCGTCGGCATCCCTTCGAGGCCGCGGGGGCGTCGGGGTGGATTCTCGGCCCGTCGATCTCGCCCACCGGGTCGAGATCCCCGGCATCGGCCCCGCGGCATGAGGGGGGGGAAAAGCAAGGGCCATGCCGCATCCCCGCCCCGATCCCAAGTCACCATCGACAAGGGCATTATATCGAATGGAGCCGATCCGGGCGTCATCCCTCCCCGGCCGCCATCGTGCGGAATGCACGACGGCCATTGCAGGCTGCACGACGGCCTCCCCTCAGAGCCCGAACTGCTTCCGCTTGCGGTAGAGCGTGCTCGGGTCGATGCCGAGGATGTGGGCGGCCTCCTCGCGGCTGTTCGTCGATCCGAGGATCCGGCGGATGTGGGCCTCCTCCAGGCGGTCGAGGCTGACCTGGGCGCCGACCTCGACGCGGTCGCCGGCGGCCGAGGGGCCGGCCCCGGCGCGGGGGGAGGCGATGCGATCCGGGAGGTCGGCCAGGCCGACCTCTGGGCCCTCGGCGAGGATCGCCCCGCGCTCGATCGTGTTCCGCAGCTCGCGGAGGTTGCCCGGCCACGGGTGCCGCGTCATCGCCGCGCGGGCCTCGTCGGTGAACCGCGTCAGCCTCCTCCCGGTCTGCCGGGCGAAGAAGGCGAGGAGGCGGTCGGCCAGGTCCGGCAAGTCGGTGCGGGCCCGGAGCGGCGGCAGGTGGATCTCGACGACGTTGAGCCGGTAGAAGAGGTCCTCGCGGAAGGTGCCGGCGGCGACGGCCGCCTCCAGGTCGCGGTTCGTCGCGGCGACGATCCGGACGTCCGCGGCTCGCGTGGCGGTGTCGCCCACGCGCTCGTATTTCCGCTCCTGGAGGAACCGGAGCAGCTTCGGCTGCAGGGGCGTGG from Aquisphaera giovannonii includes these protein-coding regions:
- a CDS encoding HAMP domain-containing sensor histidine kinase yields the protein MLKTLRSRFLLGIAPLMIVMIGMGLWAVVMFHRLGGNIDVILRENYVSVLAAQRMKEALERMDSAVLFAIGGQEERSRDQFAKWRPVFEQNLDIELHNITLPDEQGLADELAALYAIYGGQVERFYAIPAADVRGRTLYYFSDLWQTFNKIKDRADDVLTLNQRNMEDMNGRARSAAAHSVRWMVLLLCGSAATAGLIAMVLSRSLLEPIRSMTHAARAMARGDMEQVVPVLSRDELGELAGAFNIMARRIREFQQAGTARLLRVQKTAQATIDSFPDPVVVVDPTGAIERTNPAARRILGEASSDGSMLWPPSPTLRAPLADVLGGCGDYLPAGVENAICLRDGGQERFYLPRILAIQGEDGPLGAAVVLHDVTKFRLVDQLKSDMVATVSHELKTPLTSVQMAIHLLLEEAVGPLGPKQVELLLAARQDADRLMAMVGDLLDLTRIEQGKVQLELRPESPAGLVEAAVSRFEARAADAGTDLSGRAAPGLPPVLVDRGRIEHVFDNLLDNALAYTGRGGEVRLTAEAEPGGGSVRFAVEDTGAGIAPEHLPRLFERFYRPPGSRSGGAGLGLSIAREIVEGHRGRIEARSEPGRGTTFLVHLPQASVEAGPAQRAGVRS